The following is a genomic window from Solanum stenotomum isolate F172 chromosome 4, ASM1918654v1, whole genome shotgun sequence.
TTTAGGTAAGACGACTTTGGCCAACACACTCTATTCTGACAGGTCAGTTGTCTCTCAATTTGATATTTGTGCACAATGTTGTGTGTCTCAAGTATATTCGTATAAGGAATTGTTATTGGCCTTGCTATGTGATGCTATCGGTGAGGGTTCTGACCGTGGAGAACTTCCTGACAATGAATTAGCTGATATGCTTCGCAAAACTTTATTGCCCCGAAGATACCTTATCCTTGTTGATGACGTGTGGGAAAATAGTGCTTGGGATGATTTAAGAGGTTGTTTTCCAGATGTCAATAACAGAAGCAGAATCATTCTAACAAGAAGACATCATGAAGTTGCAAAATATGCTAGTGTTCATAGTGATCCCCTTCATCTTCGTATGTTTGACGAAGATGAAAGTTGGAAGTTGCTTGAAAAGAAAGTGTTTGGTGAACAAAGCTGCAGTTCCCCTCTCCTAAAAAATGTTGGGCTAAGAATAGCAAAAATGTGTGGACAACTCCCTCTTTCAATTGTTTTGGTGGCTGGTATTCTGTCAGAGATGGAAAAGGAAGTAGAATGTTGGGAACAAGTGGCCAACAATTTGGGTACCCACATCCACAATGACTCAAGAGCCATTATAGACCAAAGCTATTGTGTTTTACCCTGTCATCTGAAGTCTTGTTTCCTTTATGTTGGAGCATTTTTAGAGGATAGAGTGATTGATATTTCAAGGTTAATAAGGTTATGGATATCAGaatcatttataaaaagtaGTGAAGACAGGAGCTTGGAGGATATAGCAGAAGGTTACTTGGAGAATCTTATTGGTAGAAATCTAGTTATGGTTACTCAGAGGGCCAATTCAAATGGTAAGGTCAAAGCATGTCACCTTCATGATGTATTACTCGACTTCTGCAAAGAAAGAGCAGCTGAGGAGAATTTTCTACTATGGATAAAACGGTAATATGATAAGTAATGCTACTTTCAATCAATCAAGTATTTCaagttatatttgaaaattaattatatgattttGCTAATTGATATATTCACAGGGATCAGATTACCAAAGCTGCTTACTCTCACAAGCAGCATACTCACTTGGCGTTCACTGAAATTTCACACATTTTAGAATGGAGTACGTCTGGCTCACTTGTTGGCTCTGTACTTTCTAAGAATAATGACCCATACTTTGTCGGTTGTCCCTTATCCTCTCATGCTTTTTCCATTTCacacattttattaaatttcaagtttctaAAAGTATTGGATTTGGAGCACCAGGTTGTTATTGATTCTATTCCAACTGAGCTCTTTTACTTGAGGTATTTATCTGCACACATTGATCAGAATTTAATTCCTTCAAGCATATCCAATCTTTGGAACCTTGAAACTCTAATTTTAAAGTTTACACCAGCTGGGAGACATAACACGCTATTACTACCTAGTACAGTTTGGGATATGGTTAAATTGAGACATCTGCATATTCCTAAGTTCCACCcagaaaataaaaaagcatTACTCGAGAACTCTGCAGCACTTTATGATTTGGAAACCCTTTCCAATCCATATTATTCTCGTGTTGAGGATGCAGAATTGATGCTGAGAAAAACACCTAATCTTCGAAAACTGATATGTGAAGTTGAATGTTTAGAATACCCTCCTCAGTATGTGTTGAATTTTCCAATACGGCTTGAAATACTAAAGCTTTATCGATCAAATGCCTTTAAAACCATCCCCTTTTGCATCTCTGCACCAAatctcaaatacttgaaactctCAGGCTTTTACCTGGATTCTCAGTTCTTATCAGAAACTGTTGATCATCTCAAGCACCTTGAGGTACTCATACTGTTCAACGTTAAATTTGGTGATCATGGGGAATGGAAAGTGAGCAATGGCAAGTTCCCTCAACTCAAAATCTTGAAACTAGAATATTTTTCCTTGATGAAATGGATTGTAGCTGATGATGCCTttcctaaccttgaacaatTGGTTTTGCGTGGATGTCGAGATCTTATGGAGATCCCTTCTTGTTTCATGGACATCCTTTCTCTGCAATACATCGAGGTAGAAAACTGCAATGTGTCTGTTGTCAAGTCAGCCATGAATATACAAGAAACACAAGTCGAAGAtaatcaaaatactaatttCAAGCTCGTTCTCAGCAAGGTACACTACTGAAAAAAGCTTTATTCTGCATGATTTAGATGAATCAGAAATAGCCTAAATTTTATGAACTGTTTCTGTTATCTTTACCTGGTGGCCTCGTTTTACATTTGGGTTTTTCTCTTGGTTTTCTTGTAGAAAAAGACATACCCATGGCATTTAAAAGATCAGTTTTTCTTCCAggtattactttttttttttttttctttctttcctttttttgagtACACCGAATAGATAGATtcatcttttttgtcttttcgaTATGAAAGGGATACAATCAATTGCAATTGATATGAATGAGAAGGAATTTACTGTGGCCAGAGATACGAATGAGAAACTGAGAAAGGGTGGCATGCTGTAACAAAATGCTGAGCTCTGGTGAACTCAACCATGATGGATTTCCAAATAATGACAGGGTTGTAGTCCCAACTTGTCAACACAAATGTGCTATACTCATTTTGCTTACTGTAATACCATTTCatgacacacacacacaaacatTAACTGTAGTAAAGTTTTGATGGATCAGTAAATCTGAGTTCAACCCACTGTAATCCGttcaaattcaactcaaaggtaTCCAGAGTGTGTAGCTGGAGCaatttggaatatcacatgTAATTTCTTTATGAGTTATTTCGTTTAATAAAGATTCTGTAAAACGTCCAACGGCTGTTGCATTCATTGTAAACTAAATATATCTCACAATGTAACTATTTgaacaaaattttcattttaagtcCTTGAGGCTTGATGTAAGTCATTAGATTTTACGGATCCTGAAGTTAATGGTTTCAGCCTTTTCTATTCTCTTATGAGTTCACCAAAATGTTGTGATGCCACTCTGCTACATGTTAGAGAAATGAGAATGTTAGCACCCGACACCCGAGAGTATGGCCTAGCAGTTAATCAATGAAGCAGGTGAAAACAACAAAAGCGAAAAATACCAAGAGATTTCCATCTATCTAAGTACCGCTAAACTGAGATA
Proteins encoded in this region:
- the LOC125861683 gene encoding putative late blight resistance protein homolog R1C-3, which gives rise to MYFNYELSNLKDRLLSTLKGQKYSDFKRDRINFFLWDLKFLDCFLHLKRLPFASECGMLKFSQKMIEIWKIQCHREPYDCPDVFPYKTLYVFDSFANWKEVIWKTKQEFRAEYSLPNTSLAANKVDDVSPKFVMEVIDVFVENLNVVVKINDPYSWHFVPEHKEQIEQVLKELKLLRFFVCFVSNKCIEPQYRHTTFYIHALIEASHIAMVVWLHLPVLNGIVNQFLAPSEVSRLRSDFMKMKIKSIQPDISRNNIYIDVLQALKSTIPQAQNKYAVESGIVETPTQNLMLGLSDQMVNLQEMLCLLRDNLIHLPILDREFHLQNMDSVILDAGLLIYSLYDIKGEKEHTVLDDMNRALGFDLPRNIEPIKAMVYLVMQKAFQSNLPRVHGLGYVDFLLKNLKDFQGRYSDSLAFLKNQIQVIQTEFESLQPFLKVVVEEPHNKFKRLNEDCAIQIIRKAHEVEYVVDACINKNVPHWCLETWILDIIEEITCIKAKIQEKNTVEDTMKTVIAPTSSQLARTPRMNEEIVGFEDVIEKLRKKLLNGTKGQDVISIHGMPGLGKTTLANTLYSDRSVVSQFDICAQCCVSQVYSYKELLLALLCDAIGEGSDRGELPDNELADMLRKTLLPRRYLILVDDVWENSAWDDLRGCFPDVNNRSRIILTRRHHEVAKYASVHSDPLHLRMFDEDESWKLLEKKVFGEQSCSSPLLKNVGLRIAKMCGQLPLSIVLVAGILSEMEKEVECWEQVANNLGTHIHNDSRAIIDQSYCVLPCHLKSCFLYVGAFLEDRVIDISRLIRLWISESFIKSSEDRSLEDIAEGYLENLIGRNLVMVTQRANSNGKVKACHLHDVLLDFCKERAAEENFLLWIKRDQITKAAYSHKQHTHLAFTEISHILEWSTSGSLVGSVLSKNNDPYFVGCPLSSHAFSISHILLNFKFLKVLDLEHQVVIDSIPTELFYLRYLSAHIDQNLIPSSISNLWNLETLILKFTPAGRHNTLLLPSTVWDMVKLRHLHIPKFHPENKKALLENSAALYDLETLSNPYYSRVEDAELMLRKTPNLRKLICEVECLEYPPQYVLNFPIRLEILKLYRSNAFKTIPFCISAPNLKYLKLSGFYLDSQFLSETVDHLKHLEVLILFNVKFGDHGEWKVSNGKFPQLKILKLEYFSLMKWIVADDAFPNLEQLVLRGCRDLMEIPSCFMDILSLQYIEVENCNVSVVKSAMNIQETQVEDNQNTNFKLVLSKVHY